The Lemur catta isolate mLemCat1 chromosome 6, mLemCat1.pri, whole genome shotgun sequence sequence CCATCTCATGTCCTGCTCATGGCAAGGGCAGAAGCACAGAAGGCCGCTTGAGGCCCAGCTCAGAGTTGGCACATCGTGACTCCCACCTCATCCTAATGGCCACAGCAAGTCAGGTGGTGCAGCCCAGCACCAAGGGGTGAGAAGAAAGCCCTCCCCATGGCAGGAGGGCCCCAGCAGTGCAGGGCAAGGGCACAGCCCCAGAAAGGGGCCATGAGTGTGACCTACCTCAGTGGGCTATGGCTGACATTATGTACttgtttctatgtttaaatattatgtttactACATATCCTTACTACTAATAGCCTACATTGAGCAGgtgttaccttttaaaaattagaaaataaaagttaatatggCTGAAtgcagcagctcatgcctgtaatcctagcactttaagaggttgaggtgtgaggatcacttgaggcaaggagtataaggccagcctgagaaagagggaAACCTCACttctccaaaaatagaaaaattagctgggagtggtgctgcacgcttgtagtcccagctatttggaaggctgaggcatgaggatcacttgagctcaggagtttgaggttgcagagagctatgatgatgctactgcactctatctggggcaacagagcaagatcctgtctcaagaaataataataataataaaaagttaggaGTTTTTTTGTTCTggggtatttttgtttttcattttcttttttaatgaaaagacaCTAGGGCTTATCTGATATAAAAGGGAAGGAAACCTGTGAAACCTGTTTTTTGTCAAAAGGGCAGCCTCAGAACTTTACGCTTTGCCTACACACTGAAAACAAGCATCCCGGCTCCTGGAGGCATAGCAGTGCCTGCAGATTTCCCTGGAATTATTTTCTCATGTGCCGCAGTGGGAGTAATGATGGGGAGCTCTATGGGGAGGACattattccctttctctctttgtgAGGACTAAGtagcagacacagtgactgtccCGGACAGAACGGAGCAGGATGACAGGGAAGCCACTGATGTCCAGATGGGTTGTGACCATTgtaaccattctttttttttttttttgatttaaaatcaaaTCCACATCTTTATTATGCAAGGAATTCTAACATACACTGTCACTTTAAATTACAATGGTACTTTAATAGTCACAAGATTTGACACTTCAAAAAAAAGATGCCactaataaataacaaaagtggAATGCTTATCAAACTTACAGCAGACATAAATGTTCAGCTGAGAATCACTTCAACACAGTAAGGCTCTAAAGACACCAGACAAACCAGTACTTGTTGAAATACTCCAATTTTCCTACTACGTGGGTTACAGAGGTGGCCCTTGTTCTGTGTGGTCAGGGTTATAGTCATAAAACTGGTTTTAGCACAATTGTGCTCCAGACCAAATTTTCAGTAGTTGTAGAGTCTGTAGACAGTATGTTGAGGAATGCCCCTCTGGGAAAAGTTAAAACTTTTAAGACTTCTAGAATTTCCAGTAGCCAACATATGTACATTCTTATATTTCTAAAACCAgagcaaaatgaaatttaatagaTGCTAGTATTCACATTCCTATCAGATTTATGACAAGTCTTAATGCTCCTAGATTTTTGGACATATAGGCAGccgaatattttaaatttgtaaaaggTAGAATATGCGGGAAATTAGGatcaaatgaaaatacatttcttgACTTTAGTGTCAACCCTCAATCAACTCATAGGGAATGGTTAAGCCATCAAAACTAAAGCAGCTTTTTATATTCAAATACTTCTCCATACTAGTTAACACTTTAAAGTTACAAAAAACTTGTGTACAATTTGCCCTGTAGAGGTAAGACACAGGAATGAACTAATAAACAGAACAAATTATGAAAAACACAATTCCCTTAAGTCTGTCCATGTCCATCCTTTATGTGTCTACTTCATATACTCCACTCACCCCATTCCAACAAAGGTTCAGGTTATATCCCAAAGCGACCTGTTCCTGAATTACTTTCAAGTGAGGAAAGTGCTCTGTAGCGTACAAGCTACTCAGGTCTACCCATTCGACGGTGATGTATTCCTGTAGTCCTTGCTCTCAAATCTGGAAATCTGCTCAGGTTCAAAGACCTTTTAAAACCTTTCCCCCAAAAACAAATTTGTGACCCCTAGATTCAGACAGTATAAGTTTAAATACCCTAATATGTGaaaactttttgaatttttaaatagaaaccaTGGAAGGATTCTTTGTGGCTAAAAACTAAATCTGAATTATACGTGTCTGGCATtgtgtaaacatatttttaagttcatttttctgGACTTCATTAACCATTTCAGATTCTGCAGGACTCTTTTGAACTTTTGCCACTGCAAAGTTTATCCCCTGGGTTAATCCAGCTTGGGTAATATTAGCAACCTGGACCATGGAACTTCGAATCTTTGCAAAAGGAGAGATTGCTCTGCTACTGCTCTCTGAAGGAGGAGTTACATGAAGCCCTGTCTCAAGTTCAAGCATACTGGAACTGGAGCTGGGGGTCTTTTGAGATATGACTGAATGTACTGGTTCAACTGACAAAAACTGTGGACCTGTTGCAGAAAAAGACACATCTAATTGAGATGGTTGGGAAGGAGTCTGTTCTGTTGATTCAGATTGTGTTTCTTCATTGGAAACTTGATTGGTCACTTGATTCCCTTCCTCACTAGCCTGCTGAGACACAGATCTGGACTCTGACAGCTGGGTCATTTTGTTTTGTGCATCTTGCACAAATCTGTGGCAGTAAATATCCACAGGCTTGGCAAAGCTAGTCAATATGTGTATGTTGTCAGCAGAAGGACTTTTTGTCAAAGGAGACTCCTGGCCTTTTCCAAGCCCACTCCCATGAGCAACAGTAATCTCTGAAGGAGCATGGATGCTAATATCATTGCTGCTAATAGACTGGGATCGACCACCTAATCGAGGTGCTGAAGCAATAATACCACAGCTAGGAAGAACATAATCTATCGGCCCTATGCTTTCTAAAGAATTAGCTAGCTGCCTGTCTTCATCAGACTTGGAATTGGTAAGGAATTCATCAGAGTGGCATGAGTCATTATCTGAAGATACGTCCCCATCAGACTCTGCCTGGACCTTATTGTCTGTCACTCCTGTGTTTTCCATGGTTTCAAGACTATTATCTGATTTCCAAAGATTTACTTTTGAGTTTGGTTTTAGAAAGTTAACTTTCATTTCAGGTTTTGTGAAGTTTCCTAGCTTTCGTAGGTTGCCAATATTTacattggatttgatttgcttcACTTTTTGATTTAGAGATGAAAATTtgctcattaaaaatttttttccctgggcCAAAGAGCCTTGGTTTTGAGATCTGATACCAATGATGTCTTCGTGAGGTTTACTACTCTTCCTCTCAAGTTTTTTCTCAATTATAGGTACATCCAATCCCATGGCTTGCTTGGTGATCTGCAGCATCTCTGCAATGCACTGAAGGGTACCTTTTCCATCCTCTTCTGGATTTCCCATTACAGCTCTCAGTGTGTGGAAATAACCACTTGCTTCTTTGTATCTGTAGTGCAATCGCATGCAGGAGAACTTTGGCTTACCAAAAAGAGTGGGTTCAGgacctatttctattttttccaggtCTTCTAGACTTAGTCGTTGGTATTGGTTTACTTTATCAACTTCATCATCATAATAGGCCATGTAGTAGGCAGAGTTAGAAAGCAGTAACAGCACATCCACATCTCTGTGAGTAGCATCAGTGAGGTCTGAAAATTGTTGCTTGAGCCAAGTCATAAGAATTACGTCACGACACATATTTTACTATGAAATAAATTCTATTGTTTCTAATTACAGTATTACTTTTTCCTAGTTTCCTATTTCAGCATTAATATTTACATCAGCTAAATATGATAGTCAAAAACATCATGTTGAAAATTGtcagccctccccgcccccccattTTTACTTTAGTCTTAACTACAGTAACTACTTAATTTACCTCCCCAACCACCcttccccttaaaaaaaaaaaaagcactcttAATACGAACAAGTTGAGCAACAAGAAAAAACCCTTTAGgtactccccccacccccaggtttgCAGCTTTGGAAGAAAGCTGCTCTATTCGTTTTTGTTTTCCCGCCACTGAGGCAAGCCCTCCTTCCACACgatgaaaacaaaaattgccAGCACCACATGGGGACCGACCACTGCCACAATAGTCACGTAAAAGGTGCTGTCTTCAGGGGACATTAACATGAGACTTTGGAAAAGAAGTAGTTTGCAGGAGAAATATAACCTGAAAGGAACTTTAACCATAAGTCctgcaaaaaggagaaaaatcttgaaagtcAAGGCCAGGACACTGTCAGACTTGGGCTCCGTGGCAGCCGCAGCCGCCCGCTGCCCGGTAGGTGGTCTGTGGGAGCCTGGCATCCTCAGTCCCTCAGACAGTCACTCCGTGCATCGAAGCTCTCACTCAGCTGCCTGTACCCAACCCATTGTAACCATTCTCTCCAGGAACTACAGTGTGATTAGTTTTCCTGCTGCCAAATATGCGGAGGGCCACACCGGTGCCAAGCGCCAAGTGTGGCAGAAGGGAACAGCTTATTGAAAGCCTCCCAGGAGACAGACGCCCTACGATCCTCACAGAGGCCTTGTGACACACCTTCCTCTCCGTGTTTATCCTTCAGGTGTGCACAgtgagcctgggggaggggaggacactTCATCCAAGAGAGTCACAAATCCAACCTGAGCTTTGTCTTCTGTATCATGCTGCCGGACCTCGTTAAGAAACAAATGAGGCAGAGGAAGATGTTGCCCCAAACTCCCTTGTCCTTAAGTTGAAAGAGCCGGGGAGTGTCACGGAGCAGACATGGCAAACCCCATGCCCCTGTGAAGAAAACTGAGTGTCTCCAGCAAAGTGACTCCGCAGCCGACAGGATGGCAAagtgcacacacaccacagacaggTGTAAAAGTGTGTGTGCCACGAGCACCACCTGGTAACAGAAAGTGCAGAACCGTAGTTGCAGTTGCTGCCTCCTGTCCATTAGCCTCTCAGTGTTCCGTCCCAGGTGATTTCCTCAGCAGCGGCTACAGACTCATTGCAGCTAGGTCTGGATGGAATCCACCAGCCACATTGGGTTTTTCATTTGTAGAGTCTCTCCCTTTTTCTACAGCATTTCTGTTGTTGTCTTGTGggttctatttctccttttctctttcttcacacTTAAACATGATTATGCAACAGTCATGCTCAAACTTCATCATCATCTTTGGTTTTGAGTGTATTTTTGTTCTGTCTGACACTCTCACATCATTGGGTTTCTTTGCAGGTTTTGTGCTTTCAACTATGAGCCCACTTTGAGGGCCATTTTCCTCTGTGCAGACTTCCCCGTGCTGCAGCTGGGCTTGTCTGTACTCCCACTGCACGGGGCTGGTGGCCTCCAGACCTGTCCGTAGGTTCTGGCCTCCCATGGAGTACTGTGCTGCACAGACTCGTGCTTCCAGTTTCTCACACTGATTCTGTTCCAGCCACAGCCCTGAGCAAGAAACGTACGCAGTGGCAGGGACATGTCCACAGCTGGAttgaggtgtttttttgttttttgttttttttttgagacagggtctcactctgttgcctgggctagagtgccgtggcatcagcatagctcacagcaacctcagactcctgggctcaagtgatcctactgcctcagcctcccgagtagctgggattacaggcatgtgccaccatgcctggctaatttatatgtgtgtatatatatatatatattttagttgtccagctaatacctttctagttttttagtagagacggggtctcactcttgctcacggtggtctcaaactcctgagctcaaaagatccaccaaCTTTGGCCtaccagggtgctaggattacaggcatgagccacagcaccctgCATGGACTGAGGTTTTTAATCCAAGTTCAGAGAAGGAACAACCGCTTCCTTAGTAGACTTTTCTCAAGTGGCCCTAGACCAGTCTCCCTGACCACAAATGGTGCTCATGGCCTCAAAGCCTGTCCAAGGTGGGAATTAACTCCTCAGTGCCTAAGAAGGAAGGTACACATACCACATGCCTTCACCTCCTTCCAAcctttgctttgtctcttcagcTCTGGCATCTGGAGAGTTCCCTTTCAAATATGgctctgcattttttaaaattgtatcttcCGTTTCCTGTTTGGAGCAAAAGATGGGCTTTCCATGACAGCTGAACTCACCAACCAGTTGGGGTTATATTTGCTCGTAGGATGCCCCACAAATAGCTTAAgtttaatatattcaaaagtgAACCCATCAGCATCCACAGTGTCCTATGTATTCCAGGATCCCTCTAACTTTCTGCTTCATGATCCTGAGCACATGACTTTTATCTTCATGGTCACTCATGGTTACAGGACACCTGCTGGAAAGGTAGGAATTTAAGAAGGGGAACTTAAACAGCTTCcctttttaaagagattttccAGAATCTACCTCCTCTACAGCTGTCTTTTACATCTTATTGGCCAAAATTAGCCACATGATTGTCTCTATATTACAGGGAGTCTGAGATAAGTCATTTTTCAGCTGAGCACATTGACACtcccaagaaaatgaaagttctaTTCATAAGAAAGTTTCTAGCAAATTGGCCTTTAGATGACCCCACAATGTAAGAAAACATGCTACCTTCATTTCTCTAGCATCATCTCTTGACACTTTTCCTGACAAATTCTATGCTACTGCCAAATGAACTTTGATTAATCCCCACTGGAACACAAACATCCATTCACGTAAGCCTCTTCACACATAATTTCTTGCCCTATGTCTCCCTTTCTTTATAGGTTATAAACTCCATGGAAGTTCCCTAATAGTGTCCCATAACTGACCACTGTCTTGATACACACTGGGTTCTTAATAAGTCTTTCTTTATTTATGGATAGAAGCATGGGTAGATAGATGGGTAGAGaataggtgggtgggtggatagatggatggatatatGGGTGGACAAATAGCTGAATGGGTGGATGCATAGATGGATATATGAGTAGAGGGATGGTTCAATTCATTTATGGAAGattagatggatgaatgaatgggaggatggatggaatgatggatggatagataaatggatggatgaatgaatgggtggacaAATGGATAGATGGACAAATAGATGAATCTTTCCTATACTCTCTCAAATCTGTGTTTTCCCACATGCTTCTCCCTTTGCCTAAAATGCTCTTCTCCCACTCTCCACCGAGCTAACTCCTGTCCAACTTTTAAGATTCAGCTGAGACATTCCATCTTCCAGAAAGCTCTCCCTGACCATCCTGCATGGGCTAGGTGACTTGCATTTGCTTCTGAAGTGCTTGGTGCATCTCTCCACAATACTCTTTACTACTTTGCTGTGCTGGGCTGTAGGTCTGGCTCCCCTTGCCTTCAGACGCTCAGTTGTCTGACAGCAGCTCCTGACTTTGAGTCTGTATGGCCTGCACTGACCCTGCTGTATATCATGGAGTAGGAGcacaagaaattttcaatgaaattagaatacaaatgaaagtaataaagaccacatgttcCTTGTTTCTAGAGAAAGATACTGCAGGTGAAACATGCTTTGGATGAGCTGAATGAGGAGTTTGTCCAGCTCTCTTCTCAAGccctggagctccagaaagaagaggatgagccagacccactgcccccaggtgaAGGAAACACATTTGTGGTAAACCCAGAAGACTAGCATCTCAGCTCCTAAGGTGTCCAGGGGGTTGGGACCCATGGAGTCATGGCCCCTTCCACAGAGAGGTGTTGGGACTACAATAGCCAGCTCTGACCAGAATGTCCGCCAGCCAAAGTCAGGTTGTGTGTTTGGTTTCATGAATGGAAGGCTAAGACACGAAGCcttagagctggggctggagacagggaagctCACACCATCAGATTAGGTTGAAACTCTCTAAATTAATTCACAGCCTGAAAATATTGAGGAAGGGCATGGAAAAGGAACAATAACAATGGCTGTTGTAGATGTAGTCTAACTAACAGTACACACCTCTGGGACCAGGAGCTTTCTGTGAGATGCATCTTCCACCCAGGCTGTTCCCTGTCCTAGCTGCAGTCTCTGGAGGTGAAGACACAGGGTAGGATGGAGACGAAAGGAAGATGCAAGATAGAAGTGATCATGCAGTTGTGTCTGGACTGAGCTCAATATAactttatttgcttaaaattatagaaaaaataaaccaagaaagtcAACTTTATTTGCTAAAGCTGGCAGCCAGTCTCTGGGTTTTAGTTCACAGGTTGGATTGTTTTCATACCGCATAACATACTATTCAACCTGACTTGAAGTTTCTGGcacttttatgtcattttatctcTACTGTGTGCCTTGTCCCCACTTTGCTATTGGGTCATGTTTAATCCTCTCTTCTAGACGCTGGACCCCTGGACTTTCACACCCAAGCCCAGTGCCTTACTTGTCCCAGCCTCATCCCTGCATTGCTAAAATTAGCAAAGCACCCTGGGTGGTGGAGGGGCATGGGTGGGTACCTTCTCACATCCGCCTTCCCAGTGTGGGCGTCTGGGCCAGGCTACCTTGAAACACCACagaatcccctcttccccagccagGGAACACCCTCTGCCACAGTGACCCCAAGAGTCATGGCCAAGGAGTGATCTGAAGCcaggttttcttctcattctcacAAAGCAGGGAAAGTCAGGATGCTCCCTCAATATGGAGAGTTTCAGTAGAACACCGTGAGTGTTTGGGTCTTGAGGTCAGAAGATCTGGAATATTAACTCTTCCTGGTCAAACTGACCTCTCTTTGTACAAAAATGGTAAGAAAGGGCACCTGTGTTCACAAACAGCTGAGGGAACATTTCTCTTGTGAGCAGACAAGGCAGGATGGGGCCCAAGGACTGGCCATGAAAGGCACAAATGCCCTTCCCAGTGATGCTTCGGGAACTGTGTCTCTCATGGCCTTCCAGtgtccctgagccccagaggtgGGTCCCATCATGAATCCAAATGCAGATGCTGGCTTCCTGTCATCTCATCGCACCAATCATTCTTGCCCTGAGCTTTATCTGGACTTCCTCCAAAGCGTTTGCACTAAGCTGAGGGGTCAGTTCCTCTGTGAACCCACCCTCCATCTACCTCAAATGGGCAGTGTGAAGTTAGCTCGACAGCAGAGGGACTAGGTAGGTGCAGGAACATGTCCTCAGCTGCACTGAGGGCTCGGAAGAGCAGGACTCGGTGAGGATGAAGTAACAGGTGatcattcttaaaaatacattctatacaaatatccctggttttaaggaagggaaaattaggattaggtgagggattataaaatatgctgagatTTAATCATTCAATAATTGTTCCAAATGATTAAACATGACAATTGCATAACAATATAGTTGGCCACTGTTGTGCATTACTGTGGTGACATAAACTGGTGAACACTGTGTCTTCATTAGTTAATCATGAGGTCAGTCCTTGGAGGGAGCTCTCTGGCATCTTCCCAAGTTTGGGGTGGATGTTGGTGCCTAGAGAGTgtctaaatgacaaaagtcagGGCCAAGACCACAGAGAGAGGGCCCAGGGTAGAGTGAGCTGAGAGTGTTCAGGGGTCACCTGTCTGTGTTGTGCGTCTGTCATTCCCAGGTGGCTCCCAGCATCTCCCCTTGTGAGTGGCAGGAAGACAGACTTCACCCTCTGGAGATGAATGGCCCAGAAGGAGAGAAGCTGGGAACCTGGGCCATGAAGAGCCACCAGGCCCTGGAACTGGAGGTGAAGAGAGTCCACCTGGTTCAGAGGATTGTAGACCTGCAGTAGAAGCTGTCCCTGCTCCTTCAGGTGGCCAACAGCAGTTTGAGCATGGGAGGGAGCTGGCCCAGCCCACACAGTGGCCTAAGGGGTACTGAGTGACATCAGATGCTGCATGGTGGCCACCTCTGAGAGGTGCCTTCTCACCAAGAACATGAACGGGTTTCCCT is a genomic window containing:
- the LOC123640726 gene encoding phosphatidylinositide phosphatase SAC2-like, with translation MCRDVILMTWLKQQFSDLTDATHRDVDVLLLLSNSAYYMAYYDDEVDKVNQYQRLSLEDLEKIEIGPEPTLFGKPKFSCMRLHYRYKEASGYFHTLRAVMGNPEEDGKGTLQCIAEMLQITKQAMGLDVPIIEKKLERKSSKPHEDIIGIRSQNQGSLAQGKKFLMSKFSSLNQKVKQIKSNVNIGNLRKLGNFTKPEMKVNFLKPNSKVNLWKSDNSLETMENTGVTDNKVQAESDGDVSSDNDSCHSDEFLTNSKSDEDRQLANSLESIGPIDYVLPSCGIIASAPRLGGRSQSISSNDISIHAPSEITVAHGSGLGKGQESPLTKSPSADNIHILTSFAKPVDIYCHRFVQDAQNKMTQLSESRSVSQQASEEGNQVTNQVSNEETQSESTEQTPSQPSQLDVSFSATGPQFLSVEPVHSVISQKTPSSSSSMLELETGLHVTPPSESSSRAISPFAKIRSSMVQVANITQAGLTQGINFAVAKVQKSPAESEMVNEVQKNELKNMFTQCQTRIIQI